In Syngnathus scovelli strain Florida chromosome 11, RoL_Ssco_1.2, whole genome shotgun sequence, one DNA window encodes the following:
- the LOC125977265 gene encoding parapinopsin-like, producing the protein MHHSFFLPNSSLYTGPHGQPPLSRTGFVMLSVVMALFTGPAIVLNATVIIVSLMHKQLRQPLNYALVNMAVADLGTAMTGGVLSVINNAQGYFSFGRTGCVMEGFAVSLFGITSLCTVALIAVERMFVICKPLGQMTFQKKHACRGIALAWLWSLMWNAPPLLGWGRYELEGVGTSCAPDWHSGEPHHVSYILVYFAVCFALPFAIILMSYSKLLWTLHQVSKLACLEGGAVAKAELSVASMVIVMVLTFLISWMPYAALSMLVVYNPKVEINPLVATVPVYLAKSSTVYNPIIYIYCNRQFRKYAVPFLLCGKMPWVEDEAPEATTTVEMTSNAVSPA; encoded by the exons ATGCACCACTCGTTTTTTCTCCCCAATTCCTCCCTCTACACGGGCCCGCACGGGCAGCCCCCGCTGTCACGCACAGGCTTCGTGATGCTCTCCGTGGTGATGGCCCTTTTCACCGGGCCGGCCATCGTTCTCAACGCTACAGTGATCATTGTGTCCCTCATGCACAAGCAGCTGAGGCAACCGCTCAACTACGCTCTGGTGAACATGGCTGTGGCAGACCTGGGCACGGCCATGACCGGGGGGGTTCTGTCTGTAATCAACAACGCCCAGGGGTACTTCTCCTTTGGAAGAACAGGCTGCGTGATGGAGGGCTTCGCCGTGTCCTTGTTTG GCATTACATCATTGTGCACCGTCGCCCTGATCGCCGTGGAGAGGATGTTTGTCATATGTAAACCGTTGGGGCAGATGACCTTTCAAAAGAAGCACGCATGCAGGGGCATCGCGTTGGCCTGGCTGTGGTCCCTAATGTGGAACGCACCCCCGCTTCTGGGCTGGGGCAGGTACGAGCTGGAGGGCGTGGGGACGTCCTGCGCGCCGGACTGGCACAGTGGAGAACCTCACCATGTGTCCTACATCCTGGTTTATTTCGCCGTTTGCTTTGCTCTTCCTTTCGCCATCATCTTGATGTCCTACTCTAAATTATTGTGGACATTGCATCAG GTATCAAAGTTGGCCTGCTTGGAAGGCGGCGCGGTTGCTAAAGCGGAGCTGAGCGTGGCGTCCATGGTCATCGTCATGGTCCTGACCTTCTTGATAAGCTGGATGCCTTATGCTGCCCTGTCCATGCTGGTGGTCTACAACCCGAAAGTAGAGATAAACCCACTGGTGGCAACAGTGCCCGTTTACTTGGCCAAGAGCAGCACCGTGTACAATCCCATCATCTACATCTACTGTAACAGACAG TTCCGTAAGTACGCAGTGCCGTTCCTGCTGTGTGGCAAGATGCCGTGGGTGGAAGATGAGGCACCAGAGGCGACCACCACGGTGGAAATGACAAGCAACGCCGTGTCACCAGCCTGA